Proteins from one Niallia circulans genomic window:
- a CDS encoding M24 family metallopeptidase — protein sequence MEKLTKLREALATAGVDGIVIASNYNRRYISNFTGSAGVVLISGEGAKFITDFRYTEQAASQCVGFDIVKHSGPIQKEVAEQAEKLGIKKLGFEQDYLTFTEYRLYEAVFNGELVPVSGLVEKLRLIKTREEIKILKEAAEIADAAFAHILKFIKVGKTELEVSNELEFFMRKAGAVSSSFDTIVASGTRSALPHGVASEKLIEAGDFVTMDFGAYYKGYVSDMTRTVAVGKPDEKLKEIYDIVLQAQLKGMEGIKPGLTGIQADALTRDYISAHGYGEYFGHSTGHGIGLEVHEGPGLSSKSETVLESGMVVTVEPGIYIPGLGGVRIEDDTIITDDHNEALTHSPKELIIL from the coding sequence ATGGAGAAATTAACGAAATTACGGGAAGCTTTAGCAACTGCTGGTGTGGATGGTATTGTTATTGCCAGCAATTATAACCGCCGCTATATCAGTAACTTTACTGGTTCTGCTGGTGTTGTGTTAATCAGTGGAGAGGGAGCTAAATTCATTACAGACTTCCGCTATACAGAACAGGCTGCTAGTCAATGTGTTGGTTTTGACATTGTTAAGCACAGTGGTCCAATTCAAAAGGAAGTGGCAGAACAGGCGGAAAAATTAGGGATCAAAAAGCTTGGTTTTGAACAGGATTATTTGACTTTTACTGAATACAGACTGTATGAAGCTGTATTTAATGGCGAACTAGTTCCTGTTTCTGGTCTTGTGGAAAAGTTACGCTTGATTAAGACTAGGGAAGAGATTAAGATATTAAAGGAAGCAGCGGAGATCGCAGATGCCGCTTTTGCCCATATCCTTAAGTTTATTAAGGTTGGGAAGACAGAACTGGAAGTATCGAATGAATTAGAGTTTTTTATGAGAAAAGCAGGTGCGGTATCATCGTCCTTTGACACGATTGTCGCTTCTGGAACTAGATCTGCATTGCCACATGGTGTGGCGTCAGAAAAGCTAATCGAAGCAGGCGATTTTGTGACAATGGATTTCGGGGCATATTATAAAGGATATGTGTCTGATATGACGAGAACAGTTGCCGTTGGCAAACCAGACGAAAAGCTAAAGGAAATATATGATATTGTCCTCCAAGCTCAGTTAAAAGGAATGGAAGGTATTAAACCGGGACTTACTGGCATTCAAGCTGATGCATTGACACGTGATTACATAAGTGCGCATGGATATGGTGAGTATTTTGGCCACTCTACAGGTCATGGAATCGGTTTAGAGGTCCATGAAGGACCAGGGCTTTCTTCTAAATCAGAGACAGTTCTTGAGTCAGGCATGGTTGTAACGGTTGAACCAGGCATCTATATTCCAGGTCTGGGCGGGGTTCGCATTGAGGATGATACTATCATAACAGATGATCATAATGAAGCTTTAACCCATTCACCAAAAGAATTGATTATTTTATAG
- the efp gene encoding elongation factor P, with protein MISVNDFKTGLTIEVDNGIWRVLDFQHVKPGKGAAFVRSKLKNLRTGAVQEKTFRAGEKVAKAQIDNRKMQYLYASGDQHVFMDQESYDQIELSADAIEYELKFLQENMEVYIMMYQTETLGVELPNTVVLEVTETEPGIKGDTASGGTKPAILETGLSVQVPFFINQGDKLIINTAEASYVSRA; from the coding sequence ATGATTTCAGTAAACGATTTTAAAACAGGTTTAACAATTGAAGTGGATAACGGAATTTGGCGTGTATTGGATTTCCAACATGTTAAACCAGGAAAAGGCGCTGCATTCGTACGTTCTAAATTGAAAAACCTTCGTACAGGAGCAGTTCAAGAAAAAACGTTCAGAGCAGGCGAAAAGGTTGCAAAAGCACAAATTGATAACCGTAAAATGCAATACTTGTATGCAAGCGGTGATCAACATGTGTTCATGGACCAAGAATCTTATGACCAAATTGAGCTTTCTGCAGATGCAATCGAATACGAATTGAAGTTCTTGCAAGAGAATATGGAAGTATATATCATGATGTACCAAACAGAAACACTTGGTGTTGAGCTTCCGAATACAGTAGTGCTTGAAGTAACAGAAACAGAGCCTGGTATTAAAGGTGACACTGCTTCTGGTGGAACAAAGCCTGCCATTTTAGAAACTGGCCTTTCTGTGCAAGTTCCTTTCTTCATCAACCAAGGCGACAAATTGATCATCAATACAGCTGAAGCGAGCTATGTATCTCGCGCGTAA
- a CDS encoding LysM peptidoglycan-binding domain-containing protein produces MAAGDTLSAISQRYGVSVSAIAEANNIQNVNQIYAGQKLVIPEG; encoded by the coding sequence ATTGCAGCCGGTGACACACTATCAGCAATAAGCCAACGATACGGTGTCTCAGTTTCTGCGATTGCTGAAGCGAATAATATTCAAAATGTTAACCAAATTTATGCAGGTCAAAAGCTTGTCATTCCTGAAGGCTGA
- a CDS encoding alkaline phosphatase translates to MKTKLFRCICLLLTIWMAFGSSPYALAANGPKNVILLIGDGMGLGQMEIASLFEHGKEGRLFLQTLPNTALVKTYSANNNVTDSAAGGTAIAIGKKTNNGMIGMTKDGKNSPSILDVFKANGNKTGIVSTNSVTDATPASFTASVKDRWADQEEIARQQLENNIDVVMGGGSMYFGKNRELIKKYKAQGYTFVTSKNELASANGDKLLGLFASKHLSFKQDRKELKSTEPTLTEMAGKTIEALVNGNKGFFAVIEGARIDHAAHSTDITSIWKETIEFDEAVKYCVEWAQKRQDTLVIVAADHETMGISVTEPMDIKALKNIQITPELMAQKLTKDANTKDYSTESIMRVFQKYANVKLTNEELVHFKESIKKKDGSIYPEQKVGREIGRIIASHYHAGILDSTTQQLSHTTGGHTGNMIALFAYGKGAEKFHGVIDNTDISKIIANMKGYDFGN, encoded by the coding sequence ATGAAAACAAAATTATTCCGCTGCATCTGTCTGCTTCTCACTATTTGGATGGCTTTTGGAAGCTCGCCTTATGCTTTAGCAGCAAACGGTCCGAAAAATGTCATTCTGTTGATTGGGGATGGAATGGGTCTTGGCCAAATGGAAATAGCGAGTTTATTTGAGCATGGAAAAGAAGGCAGGTTATTTTTGCAAACACTGCCCAACACCGCCCTTGTCAAAACGTACTCTGCAAATAATAATGTGACAGATTCAGCAGCAGGAGGAACTGCCATCGCTATTGGAAAGAAAACAAACAATGGCATGATTGGAATGACAAAGGATGGGAAAAACTCTCCAAGCATCCTTGATGTTTTTAAGGCAAATGGAAACAAAACTGGAATCGTTTCGACTAACAGTGTGACAGATGCCACTCCGGCAAGCTTTACAGCTAGCGTTAAGGATAGATGGGCAGATCAGGAGGAAATTGCGAGGCAGCAATTAGAAAACAACATTGACGTCGTTATGGGCGGCGGGTCTATGTACTTCGGGAAAAACAGGGAATTAATAAAAAAATACAAAGCTCAAGGCTACACATTTGTCACATCAAAAAACGAGCTTGCCTCAGCAAATGGAGACAAACTACTTGGTCTTTTTGCGAGCAAACACCTTTCCTTTAAACAAGATCGAAAGGAGTTAAAAAGCACGGAGCCAACATTGACAGAGATGGCTGGTAAAACAATTGAAGCCCTTGTAAACGGTAATAAGGGATTTTTCGCTGTTATAGAAGGCGCAAGAATTGATCATGCTGCTCACTCGACTGATATAACAAGTATATGGAAAGAAACGATTGAGTTTGATGAAGCTGTCAAATACTGTGTGGAATGGGCACAAAAACGGCAGGACACTTTAGTGATCGTTGCAGCAGATCATGAAACAATGGGGATTTCGGTAACAGAACCGATGGACATTAAGGCATTAAAGAACATTCAAATAACACCAGAATTAATGGCGCAAAAATTAACAAAGGATGCGAACACAAAAGATTATTCAACAGAAAGTATTATGAGGGTTTTTCAAAAATACGCAAATGTGAAGCTAACAAACGAAGAATTGGTGCATTTTAAGGAAAGTATTAAAAAGAAAGATGGCAGTATTTATCCAGAGCAAAAGGTCGGCAGAGAAATAGGAAGAATTATTGCCAGCCATTATCATGCTGGCATACTGGATAGCACTACACAGCAGCTCAGCCACACAACAGGAGGCCATACAGGGAATATGATTGCTTTATTTGCTTATGGAAAAGGTGCAGAAAAGTTCCATGGAGTCATTGATAATACAGATATTTCAAAGATTATTGCTAATATGAAAGGCTATGACTTTGGAAATTAA
- the spoIIIAA gene encoding stage III sporulation protein AA, whose translation MNTFYSFLPKKIADQLLTLSPAERERIEEIRIRIGRPLEISLHDGVRFIDMEMTKEDAFQFLNKLSHYSVYTIDEELKRGYITVEGGHRIGLAGKVILEESSVKAIRDIASFNVRIAKEKIGSAEPFAPFLYNGAKWLHTMIIGPPQTGKTTILRDLARIVSTGHALHNIPALKVGIVDERSEIAGCLDGIPQMTFGTRVDVLDSCPKAEGMMMMIRSMSPNVLIVDEVGRKEDGEAILEAVNAGIQLMMTTHGTSFEEIKNRPTLKPIMESGIFERYVELSRANGPGTVSAIRNGHGQILREMKVM comes from the coding sequence GTGAACACATTCTATTCATTCTTGCCCAAAAAAATAGCTGATCAACTACTCACACTCTCTCCTGCTGAAAGAGAGCGAATAGAAGAAATCAGAATCCGGATTGGGAGGCCATTAGAAATATCTCTTCATGACGGTGTACGATTTATCGATATGGAAATGACGAAGGAGGATGCCTTTCAGTTTCTTAATAAACTCAGTCATTACTCTGTTTATACGATTGATGAAGAGCTGAAGAGGGGCTACATCACCGTCGAAGGCGGCCATCGCATTGGTCTTGCAGGTAAAGTTATCTTAGAGGAAAGTTCAGTCAAGGCGATTAGGGATATAGCTTCCTTTAATGTGCGCATAGCAAAGGAGAAAATTGGCTCTGCAGAACCATTCGCCCCGTTTCTCTATAATGGAGCAAAATGGCTGCATACGATGATTATTGGGCCGCCACAAACAGGGAAGACCACAATTTTACGAGATTTAGCAAGAATTGTCTCAACAGGACATGCGTTGCACAACATCCCAGCCCTTAAGGTCGGTATTGTCGACGAAAGGTCTGAAATAGCAGGCTGTTTGGATGGCATTCCTCAGATGACGTTTGGAACAAGGGTAGATGTTCTTGATTCCTGTCCAAAGGCAGAAGGAATGATGATGATGATTCGTTCCATGAGTCCCAATGTCCTTATTGTCGATGAAGTTGGCCGCAAGGAGGATGGAGAGGCTATTTTAGAAGCTGTTAACGCAGGTATTCAGCTGATGATGACTACACACGGCACTTCCTTTGAGGAAATTAAAAACAGACCAACACTTAAACCGATTATGGAATCGGGAATTTTTGAAAGATATGTAGAGTTGAGCAGGGCAAATGGTCCGGGCACTGTTAGTGCTATCAGAAATGGACATGGACAGATCTTAAGGGAAATGAAGGTGATGTAA
- the spoIIIAB gene encoding stage III sporulation protein SpoIIIAB, which translates to MMKIIGAIIIIATTSLGGMEIARSFSERPKQLRQLKSALQSLEAEIMYGHTPLHEAARRLAEQLHQPLSTFFDNFSQKLMTEETTVRDAWTTCLDDIWKRTAMKKPELEIMKQFGETLGRHDRASQQKQIMLTLTHIEREEQEARDHQLRYEKMFKSLGVLSGLLIVILLM; encoded by the coding sequence ATGATGAAGATAATTGGTGCAATCATCATTATAGCCACCACAAGCCTTGGAGGAATGGAAATAGCAAGATCATTTAGTGAAAGACCTAAGCAGCTTAGGCAATTGAAATCGGCTTTGCAGTCTTTAGAAGCAGAAATTATGTACGGTCATACACCACTGCATGAAGCGGCTAGACGTTTAGCTGAGCAGCTCCACCAGCCCTTGAGCACTTTTTTTGATAATTTTTCGCAAAAGCTCATGACAGAAGAGACAACGGTAAGGGATGCTTGGACAACCTGTCTTGATGACATTTGGAAAAGGACGGCAATGAAAAAGCCTGAATTGGAAATCATGAAGCAGTTTGGTGAAACGCTCGGCAGACATGACAGGGCTTCCCAGCAGAAACAAATTATGCTGACACTAACTCATATCGAAAGAGAAGAGCAAGAAGCAAGAGACCATCAATTGAGATATGAAAAAATGTTTAAGAGCTTAGGCGTGCTTTCAGGGCTATTGATTGTCATTTTATTGATGTAG
- the spoIIIAC gene encoding stage III sporulation protein AC: MGLEVDIIFKIAGVGIVVAFLHTILDQVGKKEYAQWVTLFGFIYILFMVANIVDDLFQKIKSVFLFQG; encoded by the coding sequence ATGGGTTTAGAGGTGGATATTATCTTCAAGATAGCTGGTGTCGGCATCGTTGTTGCTTTTTTGCACACGATACTAGACCAGGTTGGAAAAAAAGAATATGCACAGTGGGTAACATTATTTGGCTTTATCTATATTTTATTTATGGTTGCCAACATCGTAGATGACTTATTCCAAAAAATCAAATCGGTTTTCTTATTTCAGGGATAA
- the spoIIIAD gene encoding stage III sporulation protein AD codes for MIEILQIVGIALISTFLALIIKEQKPNIAFLLVVFVGCVIFLFLVDQIASIIEMVESIALNAKVNTVYVETILKIIGIAYIAEFAVQITKDAGQGAIASKIELAGKILILAMAVPILTVLVETIINMIPN; via the coding sequence ATCATTGAGATTCTTCAAATAGTCGGGATTGCCCTTATTTCGACCTTTTTAGCCTTAATCATAAAAGAGCAAAAACCCAATATCGCCTTTTTGCTTGTTGTTTTTGTCGGCTGTGTTATTTTTCTATTTCTCGTTGATCAAATTGCTTCCATCATTGAAATGGTGGAAAGCATCGCTCTTAATGCGAAAGTGAATACCGTTTATGTGGAAACAATCTTAAAGATTATCGGTATTGCTTATATTGCTGAATTTGCTGTCCAAATAACGAAGGATGCTGGACAAGGTGCAATAGCATCCAAAATTGAATTGGCAGGGAAAATTTTAATCTTGGCAATGGCTGTGCCTATCCTCACAGTCCTTGTAGAAACAATCATTAATATGATTCCAAATTAG
- the spoIIIAE gene encoding stage III sporulation protein AE: MKTKLKIVLVFLFTFFLFINPVVQAESPQDDTEEEATTSQAFSPEEVVQSQIDSLDLTELKGFWESITNEYGGYLPEIQKGSLYDFIKGEKDFDFSMFFSGLTKFIFHEVVVNGKLLGSLILLTVFSMLLQMLQNSFENSSISKVAYSIVFMVLIILALNSFHVAITYANEAITTMTSFILALVPLLLALMAASGGAISAAFFHPVILFLMNTSGMLISYIVLPLLFLSTLLHIVSSLSSQYKVTQLGNLLRNISIGILGIFLTIFLGVLSVQGISTAVTDGITLRTAKFVAGNFIPVIGRMFTDTADTVISASLLLKNTVGIAGVAILLIIVAFPALKILVISIIYKFAAALLQPLGGGPVINCLDIISKSVLYVFAALAIVSLMFFLSLTVIIAASNVTMMMK, translated from the coding sequence ATGAAAACGAAACTAAAAATTGTACTAGTATTCTTATTCACATTCTTTTTATTCATTAATCCAGTTGTACAAGCAGAATCTCCTCAAGACGATACAGAAGAAGAAGCAACAACGAGTCAGGCATTTAGCCCGGAAGAGGTCGTTCAATCCCAAATTGACAGTCTTGATTTAACAGAGCTGAAAGGTTTTTGGGAAAGCATAACTAATGAGTATGGAGGCTATCTGCCAGAGATTCAGAAGGGAAGTCTCTATGACTTTATTAAGGGCGAGAAGGATTTTGACTTCAGTATGTTTTTCTCTGGCTTGACGAAGTTTATCTTTCATGAGGTTGTCGTCAATGGCAAGCTGCTTGGATCGCTTATTCTATTGACTGTTTTCAGCATGCTGCTTCAGATGCTGCAAAACTCCTTTGAAAACAGCTCCATTAGTAAGGTAGCTTATTCTATTGTGTTTATGGTCTTGATTATTTTAGCACTTAATAGCTTTCACGTCGCGATTACCTATGCCAATGAAGCGATCACCACCATGACAAGCTTTATTTTGGCACTCGTGCCGCTCTTGCTTGCATTAATGGCAGCATCAGGTGGTGCGATATCGGCAGCGTTTTTCCATCCTGTTATTCTGTTTTTAATGAATACAAGCGGCATGCTGATTTCCTACATCGTATTACCGTTATTGTTCTTGTCCACATTGCTGCATATTGTCAGCAGTTTATCAAGTCAGTATAAAGTGACACAGCTAGGTAATTTGCTGCGCAATATCAGTATAGGCATTCTTGGGATATTTTTGACGATCTTCTTAGGCGTCCTATCTGTCCAAGGAATATCAACTGCTGTTACAGATGGAATTACATTGCGGACAGCTAAATTTGTGGCAGGGAATTTTATTCCAGTAATAGGCAGGATGTTCACAGATACCGCTGATACTGTTATAAGTGCTTCTCTGTTGCTGAAAAATACAGTCGGTATTGCCGGTGTTGCCATCCTTTTAATCATTGTTGCTTTTCCGGCATTAAAAATTCTCGTCATCTCGATTATTTATAAATTTGCAGCAGCATTGCTGCAGCCGCTTGGAGGGGGTCCTGTCATCAACTGCCTGGACATTATCAGCAAAAGCGTTCTGTATGTTTTTGCAGCCTTGGCAATTGTTTCTCTCATGTTCTTTTTAAGTCTTACCGTTATCATCGCTGCAAGCAATGTGACGATGATGATGAAATAA
- the spoIIIAF gene encoding stage III sporulation protein AF yields the protein MSFITEWVTNIILFVLLATVIDMLLPNSTFQKYAKLVCGLLLITVILTPVFKLVSGDFEKVLEAATINLPEEKNIENSIESQKKEIQASLDEYTLEKMAVQLKEDANKELIADYGVEIDSIKLSLNDQSKESFPDNLDRLVLVLKEADEESQGAVEAVSPVSIDTQQPLPESSGKEQVDTANIVSFLSGKWDVPEGNIAILAKGGE from the coding sequence ATGAGTTTTATAACAGAATGGGTTACTAATATCATTCTATTTGTTTTGCTGGCGACAGTGATTGATATGCTGCTGCCGAATTCTACGTTTCAAAAATACGCAAAGCTCGTTTGTGGTCTTTTGCTGATCACCGTTATCCTGACACCAGTGTTTAAGCTTGTTTCAGGTGATTTTGAAAAAGTGCTTGAGGCAGCTACTATCAATCTTCCAGAAGAAAAAAATATAGAAAATTCGATAGAATCGCAAAAAAAAGAAATACAAGCATCACTTGATGAATATACATTAGAAAAAATGGCTGTCCAACTGAAGGAGGATGCCAACAAGGAGTTGATAGCAGACTACGGAGTCGAAATAGATTCCATTAAACTATCGTTAAATGATCAATCAAAAGAAAGCTTTCCAGACAATTTAGACAGACTTGTCCTAGTCCTGAAGGAGGCGGATGAGGAGTCACAAGGGGCAGTGGAAGCAGTCAGTCCTGTATCCATTGACACACAGCAACCCCTTCCAGAAAGCAGTGGCAAAGAACAAGTGGATACAGCTAATATTGTTTCATTTCTATCAGGTAAATGGGATGTGCCAGAAGGTAACATCGCCATTCTAGCTAAAGGAGGGGAGTAG
- the spoIIIAG gene encoding stage III sporulation protein AG, which translates to MEKDNDKDKDKATDKDKAQGPITFLKKMLSGNNNKKQGKAQYLIIVVLFGAAIMLLSNMFFKDGNADVSAFNQNEAASTDQAEEVFGQKSGNSTDITDYEKLYTDQIKDAINAMAGVKDAVVYVNIDGSETKVYEKNKTNSSQTTQEEDPQGGKRTVEENSSEESLVTVPNGDKQVPIVVETKKPTIRGVLVIAKGAENIKVKSMIVEAVTRALDVPSHRVSVQAKQN; encoded by the coding sequence ATGGAAAAAGACAATGACAAGGATAAGGATAAGGCCACGGATAAAGATAAGGCACAAGGTCCGATTACTTTTCTAAAAAAAATGCTGTCTGGCAACAACAACAAAAAGCAAGGGAAGGCCCAGTATTTAATTATTGTTGTATTGTTCGGGGCTGCCATTATGCTGTTAAGCAACATGTTCTTTAAAGATGGGAACGCAGATGTTTCAGCTTTTAATCAAAACGAGGCAGCAAGCACAGACCAGGCAGAAGAGGTATTTGGTCAGAAATCCGGCAATTCAACAGACATTACTGATTACGAAAAACTCTACACAGATCAAATCAAAGACGCGATCAATGCAATGGCTGGTGTGAAGGATGCAGTTGTTTATGTCAATATTGATGGCTCTGAGACGAAGGTGTATGAAAAGAATAAGACCAATTCAAGCCAGACAACACAAGAAGAGGATCCTCAGGGCGGAAAGCGAACTGTCGAAGAAAACTCCTCAGAAGAGAGTTTGGTAACAGTGCCAAATGGAGATAAGCAAGTTCCAATTGTTGTGGAAACGAAGAAGCCGACAATTAGAGGTGTTCTTGTCATTGCAAAAGGAGCTGAAAATATAAAAGTGAAAAGCATGATAGTTGAGGCGGTTACAAGGGCATTGGATGTCCCAAGCCACCGGGTATCTGTTCAAGCAAAACAAAATTAA
- a CDS encoding SpoIIIAH-like family protein, with product MLLKKQTVWLLTMLSLVVVLTVYYTTSPEQTNEFATTEDAAKENTAKEEAATENAKGDAAAEDGSSVSTIASDEVFEEMRLQLDEQRSKQEEQLTETMSEAKTAEEKSAAQDKIEELQKLSDNEKMMETLIKAENYDDVLVRAVDGKVNVTVKAGELSAEAANDIVQLVRENLNQPNAFVAVKIDPK from the coding sequence ATGTTATTGAAAAAGCAAACGGTATGGTTATTGACAATGTTAAGCTTAGTGGTTGTATTGACAGTGTATTACACAACATCACCAGAACAGACAAATGAATTTGCGACAACAGAAGACGCAGCGAAGGAAAACACAGCAAAAGAAGAAGCAGCTACTGAAAATGCGAAAGGAGATGCTGCGGCAGAGGATGGCAGCTCTGTATCAACGATTGCCTCTGACGAAGTATTTGAAGAAATGAGATTGCAATTGGATGAACAGCGCAGCAAACAAGAAGAGCAGCTGACTGAAACAATGTCAGAAGCAAAAACAGCTGAGGAAAAAAGCGCGGCTCAAGACAAAATTGAGGAGCTGCAAAAGCTGTCTGATAATGAAAAAATGATGGAAACACTGATTAAAGCGGAAAATTATGATGATGTGCTTGTCCGTGCTGTTGACGGAAAAGTAAATGTAACTGTAAAAGCTGGCGAGCTATCTGCTGAAGCAGCCAATGATATCGTCCAATTAGTTAGAGAAAACTTAAACCAGCCAAACGCCTTTGTTGCAGTGAAAATCGATCCTAAATAA
- the accB gene encoding acetyl-CoA carboxylase biotin carboxyl carrier protein: MLKIEEIKDLINLINDSNISDFVYENEGAKVEIKKNRPEVQAIAAVSAPAPIQQIQAVQPQAAQVVQEEAAQAPAVSSNENLHKVTSPMVGTFYQSATPDAPAYVSVGDKVSKDTVVCIVEAMKLFNEITAEVEGEIVEILVKDGELVEYGEPLFLVKAL; the protein is encoded by the coding sequence ATGTTAAAAATAGAAGAAATCAAGGATCTGATTAACCTTATCAACGATTCAAACATTAGCGACTTCGTATATGAAAATGAAGGAGCGAAAGTAGAAATCAAAAAAAATCGTCCTGAGGTTCAAGCAATCGCAGCTGTAAGTGCACCTGCACCTATACAGCAGATTCAAGCAGTTCAGCCGCAAGCAGCACAAGTAGTCCAAGAAGAAGCGGCTCAAGCTCCTGCGGTAAGCTCAAATGAGAACTTACATAAAGTAACTTCGCCGATGGTAGGAACTTTCTATCAATCTGCAACACCTGATGCACCTGCATATGTGTCTGTTGGAGATAAAGTGTCAAAAGATACAGTAGTATGTATTGTGGAGGCAATGAAGCTATTCAACGAAATCACTGCAGAGGTTGAAGGGGAGATTGTCGAAATTCTTGTTAAAGACGGCGAGCTAGTAGAATACGGTGAACCTTTATTTTTAGTGAAGGCTCTGTAA
- the accC gene encoding acetyl-CoA carboxylase biotin carboxylase subunit: MIKKLLIANRGEIAVRIIRACREMNIETVAVFSEADREALHVQLADEAICIGPTSSKESYLNFTNIISAAMLTGSDAIHPGYGFLAENADFAELCRDCNITFVGPSPEAINKMGTKDVARETMREAGVPIVPGSQGIIKDVEEGISLAEKIGYPVIIKATAGGGGKGIRVARTEEELINGINITQQEALTAFGNAGVYLEKFIEDFRHVELQVLADNYGQVIHLGERDCSIQRRLQKLLEETPSPVLTEEIRERMGAAAVKAAEAVKYSGAGTVEFIYDYQNQQFYFMEMNTRIQVEHPVTEMVTGIDLIKEQILVASGKPLAVTQKDVEFNGWAIECRINAENPAKNFMPSAGKINMYLPPGGLGVRVDSAAYPGYTIPPYYDSMIAKVITYGATRNEAIARMKRALSEFVIEGVHTTIPFHLKLLNHEKFVEGNFNTKFLEMYDLMKSED; the protein is encoded by the coding sequence ATGATTAAGAAGCTATTAATCGCAAACAGAGGAGAAATAGCGGTACGGATTATCAGAGCGTGCCGTGAAATGAATATTGAAACGGTAGCAGTATTTTCAGAGGCGGACAGAGAAGCCCTTCATGTTCAGCTCGCAGATGAAGCTATTTGCATCGGGCCGACTTCCTCTAAGGAAAGCTACTTGAACTTTACAAATATTATCAGTGCAGCAATGCTGACTGGCAGTGATGCAATCCATCCTGGTTACGGATTCTTGGCAGAAAATGCCGACTTCGCAGAGCTTTGCCGTGATTGCAACATAACTTTTGTGGGACCAAGTCCAGAAGCCATTAATAAAATGGGAACAAAAGACGTTGCGAGAGAAACAATGCGCGAAGCTGGTGTTCCGATTGTGCCAGGATCTCAAGGCATCATAAAGGATGTGGAGGAAGGCATCAGTCTTGCAGAGAAAATTGGCTATCCTGTTATCATTAAAGCAACTGCAGGCGGAGGCGGTAAGGGTATCCGTGTTGCAAGAACAGAAGAAGAGCTTATCAACGGAATTAACATCACTCAACAAGAAGCTTTAACAGCTTTCGGTAATGCTGGTGTTTACTTAGAGAAGTTCATTGAAGACTTCCGTCATGTTGAACTGCAAGTACTTGCTGATAACTACGGCCAAGTAATTCATTTAGGTGAAAGAGACTGTTCTATTCAAAGAAGACTGCAAAAGCTTTTGGAAGAGACTCCTTCACCAGTATTGACAGAGGAAATTCGTGAAAGAATGGGTGCAGCTGCAGTTAAGGCAGCAGAAGCTGTGAAATACAGCGGTGCAGGCACGGTTGAATTTATTTACGATTACCAAAATCAACAGTTCTACTTCATGGAAATGAACACTCGTATTCAAGTAGAGCATCCTGTTACAGAAATGGTAACGGGTATTGATTTGATAAAAGAGCAAATACTAGTAGCATCTGGAAAACCATTGGCTGTAACGCAAAAGGATGTTGAATTTAATGGATGGGCGATAGAATGCCGTATCAATGCTGAAAATCCTGCAAAGAATTTCATGCCGTCAGCTGGAAAAATCAATATGTATCTTCCGCCAGGTGGTTTAGGTGTTCGTGTTGATTCTGCAGCATATCCAGGCTACACAATCCCGCCATACTATGACAGTATGATCGCGAAGGTGATTACATATGGCGCGACAAGAAATGAAGCAATCGCACGTATGAAGCGCGCACTTAGTGAATTTGTTATTGAAGGCGTTCATACAACAATCCCGTTTCACTTGAAACTCCTTAATCATGAAAAATTTGTAGAAGGAAACTTCAACACAAAGTTTTTAGAGATGTATGATTTGATGAAATCCGAAGATTAA